The nucleotide sequence GCTGGGAACGTTATATTCAATTTTTGGTTATTTGTAATGTCAAGTCAGATGGGTAACATTTTTTTAAGGAGAAGATGTAACCTTCATGTTGCATATGCACAGAGGGATTACCAGTGTTTTCAATTATCACACCTTGGTCAATGATGTTACCGATGTCGTTTGGCATTACATTATTGCAAATTATTTAAATAAATCGTAATCTATATGTTTAATATGATACTTGAAACATCAACTTTAATTTGGTTAATTCCTCTAATTATTTGGGAATTGATTTGGAAAGGCATTGCTTTATGGAAATCTGGAAGAAATAATCAATTGAAATGGTTTATCGCCATTTTTATATTGAATACTATAGGTATTTTACCAATTATTTACTTAAAATTCTTCCAGAAGAAGTGATGACCAAAACTCTTCGCCAATTTCTGCCTTCAGCAAAAACCGTTGCACTTTTGCTCGGTCTTTGCTATACAAGACGAATATAGCAGGGATTATACCAACAATAAATTAACAGAAATGTTTATAGAAACATTTATTTATAATCCTTAGTATCGCAAACAACAATCAATTAAAATTAAGGGGGAGCAAAGTGAAATACAACACCATAGAAACACGAAGAGAAAAAAATGTTGTTACTGTTGCTCTTAACAGACCTGATGTTCACAATGCTATGAACGAGCAGCTGATGAAAGAACTCACACTAATTTTTAAAGAACTAAACAATGACGAAAACGTAAGAGCTGTTGTGTTAACTGGTAACGGCAAATCCTTCTGCTCAGGTGCTGACCTTAACTGGATGAAAAGCATGATAAGCTATTCAAAAGAAGAGAACATAAAAGATAGTAAACTACTCTTAGATCTGTTTGAATCTATTTACAACTGCGATAAACCTGTTATCGGTCGTATAAACGGTGCTGCTTTTGGTGGAGGACTAGGTCTCATAGCGGTTTGTGACCTCAGCGTTGCATTACCTGATCTGAAGTTTGCTTTTAGTGAAGTAAAACTAGGTCTTATACCAGCTGTTATATCAACATTTGTTGTGAAACGCATTGGTATTGCTAACATGAAACGACTGTTTATAACAGGTGAAAGATTTGATTCTAACCATGCAAAAG is from Candidatus Thermoplasmatota archaeon and encodes:
- a CDS encoding enoyl-CoA hydratase-related protein, with the protein product MKYNTIETRREKNVVTVALNRPDVHNAMNEQLMKELTLIFKELNNDENVRAVVLTGNGKSFCSGADLNWMKSMISYSKEENIKDSKLLLDLFESIYNCDKPVIGRINGAAFGGGLGLIAVCDLSVALPDLKFAFSEVKLGLIPAVISTFVVKRIGIANMKRLFITGERFDSNHAKEIGLVDYVVPENEFDLTVKKYVELVCSSGPNAVKEIKKLTNNYENLDEKNYKKFTVEKIAELRVSDEGQEGVSAFLEKRKPRWGC
- a CDS encoding DUF5652 family protein → MILETSTLIWLIPLIIWELIWKGIALWKSGRNNQLKWFIAIFILNTIGILPIIYLKFFQKK